A stretch of the Glycine soja cultivar W05 chromosome 13, ASM419377v2, whole genome shotgun sequence genome encodes the following:
- the LOC114381882 gene encoding serine carboxypeptidase II-3-like, translating to MKKLSLHACFLNLSLLVLLPYSKASQADKLEELILSRSSQKPPVTLSWAEEDALKTHSSAYVASQEGQKQADKIAALPGQPYGVNFDQYSGYVTVDPKAGRALFYYFVESPYNPSTKPLVLWLNGGPGCSSLGYGAFEELGPFRINSDGKTLYRNKYAWNEVANVLFLESPAGVGFSYSNTTSDYDHSGDKPTAKDAYVFLINWLERFPEYKTRNFYITGESYAGHYVPQLAYTILVNNKFSQQNINLKGIAIGNAWIDDVTGTKGIVDYLWTHALNSDQTHELIEKYCDYSSENISQICSNATRRALTEKGNIDFYNIYAPLCHDSSLKNESSSGSVYDFDPCSDYYGEAYLNRPEVQLALHAKPTNWSHCSDLIDWNDSPTTILPVIKYLTDSNIVLWIYSGDTDARVPVTSSRYAINTLKLPIQVPWRPWYSGNEVGGYVVKYKGVTFVTVRGAGHLVPSWQPARALTLIFSFLYGSLPPASPWKGY from the exons ATGAAGAAACTTTCTCTGCATGCTTGTTTTCTCAATTTGAGCCTCTTGGTTCTTCTTCCCTATAGCAAAGCCAGCCAGGCTGACAAACTTGAAGAGTTGATTCTATCTAGGAGTTCACAGAAGCCTCCAGTGACCCTTTCTTGGGCAGAGGAAGATGCATTGAAAACTCATTCTTCTGCTTATGTTGCATCCCAAGAGGGGCAAAAGCAAGCTGACAAGATTGCGGCATTGCCTGGCCAACCCTATGGGGTGAATTTTGACCAATATTCCGGCTATGTCACTGTTGATCCAAAGGCTGGAAGAGCacttttctattattttgtgGAATCTCCATATAACCCTTCAACTAAACCTTTAGTTTTGTGGCTAAATGGAG GACCTGGTTGTTCCTCATTGGGGTATGGTGCCTTTGAGGAATTGGGACCTTTCAGAATAAACTCCGATGGCAAAACACTATATCGCAACAAATATGCTTGGAATGAAG TGGCAAATGTGCTGTTCTTGGAATCCCCTGCTGGGGTGGGCTTTTCCTACTCAAACACTACTTCTGACTATGATCATTCAGGAGATAAGCCTACTGCAAAAGATGCATATGTTTTCCTGATCAATTGGTTAGAGAGGTTTCCAGAGTACAAAACCCGCAATTTTTACATAACTGGAGAAAGCTATGCCGGACATTATGTGCCTCAGCTTGCATACACTATTTTGGTGAACAATAAATTCAGTCAACAAAATATTAACCTCAAAGGCATTGCT ATAGGGAACGCTTGGATTGATGATGTTACAGGTACAAAGGGGATAGTTGATTACTTATGGACTCATGCTTTGAACTCGGATCAAACACATGAGTTGATTGAGAAGTACTGCGATTACAGTTCTGAAAACATTTCGCAAATATGTTCCAATGCAACAAGAAGGGCATTAACTGAAAAAGGAAACATAGACTTTTATAACATCTATGCTCCACTGTGTCATGACTCTTCTCTCAAAAATGAATCATCATCTGGTTCT GTATATGATTTTGACCCGTGTTCTGATTACTACGGGGAAGCCTATCTAAATAGGCCAGAGGTCCAACTAGCTCTTCATGCAAAACCCACAAACTGGTCCCATTGCAG TGATTTAATAGACTGGAACGACAGCCCAACTACCATCCTACCTGTCATCAAGTATCTCACCGACAGTAACATTGTATTGTGGATATACAG TGGTGATACGGATGCAAGGGTGCCAGTTACATCTTCCAGATATGCAATCAACACCCTCAAGCTACCTATCCAGGTTCCTTGGCGTCCATGGTATTCTGGAAATGAG GTTGGAGGATATGTGGTGAAATACAAAGGAGTGACATTTGTTACAGTAAGAGGAGCAGGACATCTGGTTCCTAGCTGGCAACCAGCACGGGCTTTGACCTTGATCTTCTCATTCCTCTACGGAAGCCTGCCTCCTGCTTCACCATGGAAGGGTTACTAA